A single genomic interval of Eurosta solidaginis isolate ZX-2024a chromosome 3, ASM4086904v1, whole genome shotgun sequence harbors:
- the Sec31 gene encoding protein transport protein Sec31A isoform X1 — protein sequence MKVKELQKTVNIAWSPKPQYPIYLAAGSAAQQLDSSVNPNLEIYSTNFSDPSYDLELKASLPSQYRFQKVIWSPTGYDGAHTNGLIVGGCEGGHVMIYSAAKMLANEEGLIARQDKHTGPVSGLDVNPFQTNLLASCASESEIFIWDLNNTTTHMNPGTKTQPLEDVQNVAWNRQVQHILASVFSSRCVIWDLRKSEQIIKLSDTQSRVRWHAIQWHPDVATQVWLASEDDQAPVVQLWDLRYATAPAKTMQIHQRGVLGMSWCPRDVDLMVSCGKDNHIYCWNPNTELPEGEILSEVATTGTWYSNVQWCPRNPALVASSSLDGNVSIYSLFGGTQQQVQTSNKIADSFPGMDQIAQAPIPQQSTQIVYHDLKRAPKWIKRPCGVFFGFGGKLVYFNGKSKQVQVSQVVTEPDLVQRANALERSLADANYVDYCRERADQTHDQNGRYLWYFIKANFELNPKEEMLNLLGYNKEDIDNKFAKFIKDDKKPKSEVDQMTNRLANLTHSDSSEVECDQNTDGSTDILQPIDNSTIFDGIAANHKQQQLDNENSAQSTKPFDIPKGEHPDSLITEAILTGNFEAAVELCFESQRIPEALIIASTAGIDFLTKIHTRYLQKQQNELCNVISALITRDWLDIVNRCTIESWKEALVAALNHNDRKVVDICERLGDRLLRERSQSIEYTRNAMLCYVCAGSIDKLVTAWHQLKALEHQNNNYKLNTVELQELAEIVMLMSKSLQQQGIALELNGSFADFIKEYGGILVSQGALTAALAYLFALGSGTNEENMELVELRERIYNAVNYRKGSTVTNGRLPYHSRQQQQTQSIFSRQPQQPLSARSSFSHALPQTQHGGYGTINSASQFGNTPTGNWNATSMPAAPGGTAPLTQQPTVPTFFNPSATPVQAPVTAGKPPLSGIAMPGHISNETFSTQPPRPASNASSQCGGGGLHSRSKYLLDPSVASAGPMGSYGAGGGYQTMAPAPMAAPTTVPTFNATPFNAPFVPAATQSNPMQPAVPIGLAGSNNYTGGMPADSGNQQQALSPPPPPGQNLQRNPTPPPGWNDPPALKSSRAQPKKPDPAPASAPITHPLFGVDPNQNQNGYTDQYGQYQPPPPTANSNMSIQTQTTAPGNYYNPTLQQNNNVTTQQFPQQMNFQTSAISQQSQQQQSWNTQPPNVGYTEQPAPVQRQQEPPKEKPPLPEEYIYLQTVLEELKSQCLTVTADPRTKRKFIDVAKRLENLYDCLRDGRLNPATIAVLNQIVQFVQVGDYANALQTQTQIAFGSDFSQCAGFMPGLKVLVQSAADLQVYLR from the exons ATGAAAGTGAAAGAATTGCAGAAAACGGTGAATATTGCATGGTCACCGAAGCCACAGTATCCCATTTACTTGGCAGCCGGCAGTGCAGCACAGCAACTTGACTCGAGCGTTAACCCAAACCTAGAAATTTATTCGACTAATTTTAGCGATCCAAGTTATGATTTGGAATTAAAAGCAAGTTTGCCCAGTCAGTACAG attccAGAAAGTTATCTGGTCTCCTACTGGCTATGATGGTGCACACACTAACGGTCTCATTGTTGGCGGTTGTGAAGGAGGTCATGTTATGATTTATTCAGCTGCTAAAATGCTTGCCAACGAAGAAGGTCTCATAGCGCGTCAAGATAAGCATACCGGTCCTGTCAGCGGTCTTGATGTTAATCCTTTTCAAACAAACTTGCTAGCTTCATGTGCGTCTGAATCTGAAATATTTATATGGGATCTCAACAATACCACAACACACATGAATCCGGGCACTAAAACACAACCACTCGAGGATGTTCAAAATGTTGCCTGGAATCGTCAGGTACAACACATATTGGCATCGGTCTTTAGCTCACGTTGTGTTATTTGGGATTTACGTAAAAGCGAACAAATTATTAAACTCTCCGATACACAATCTCGCGTACGTTGGCATGCCATACAGTGGCATCCGGATGTTGCCACACAAGTTTGGCTAGCTTCAGAAGATGATCAAGCGCCTGTGGTACAATTATGGGATTTACGTTATGCCACTGCGCCAGCAAAAACGATGCAAATACATCAACGTGGTGTTTTGGGTATGTCATGGTGCCCGCGTGATGTTGATTTAATGGTATCTTGTGGTAAAGACAATCACATTTATTGTTGGAATCCAAATACCGAACTACCTGAGGGCGAAATACTTTCTGAAGTAGCAACAACGGGTACATGGTATTCTAATGTGCAATGGTGTCCACGCAATCCTGCCCTGGTCGCAAGCTCTAGCCTTGATGGTAATGTTTCTATTTACTCTCTATTTGGTGGCAcccaacaacaagtacaaacatcGAACAAGATAGCCGATTCATTTCCTGGTATGGATCAAATAGCTCAAGCGCCCATACCACAACAATCAACACAAATAGTATATCACGATTTAAAACGTGCACCCAAATGGATTAAAAGGCCATGTGGCGTATTTTTCGGG TTTGGTGGTAAATTGGTATACTTTAATGGCAAATCGAAGCAGGTGCAGGTGTCGCAAGTGGTGACCGAACCAGATTTGGTACAACGAGCTAACGCATTGGAACGCTCGCTCGCTGATGCAAATTATGTTGATTACTGTCGCGAACGAGCCGATCAAACGCATGATCAGAATGGACGCTATTTATGGTATTTTATAAAAGCAAATTTCGAACTGAATCCAAAGGAGGAAATGTTGAATTTACTCG gTTACAATAAGGAAGATATCGATAATAAATTTGCAAAGTTTATTAAAGATGATAAAAAGCCAAAAAGCGAGGTCGATCAAATGACAAATCGTTTGGCTAATCTAACGCAT AGCGATTCATCGGAAGTTGAGTGTGATCAAAATACTGATGGCAGTACTGACATCTTG CAACCGATTGATAATAGCACAATATTCGATGGTATTGCGGCAAATCACAAACAGCAGCAGCTCGATAATGAAAATTCCGCACAATCAACAAAACCATTTGATATTCCTAAAGGAGAAC ATCCCGACAGTCTCATCACTGAGGCCATTCTCACTGGAAATTTTGAAGCTGCCGTCGAACTCTGCTTCGAATCCCAACGCATTCCAGAGGCTTTAATTATCGCCTCCACAGCTGGCATTGATTTTCTTACCAAAATACATACCCGTTACTTACAAAAACAGCAAAATGAGTTATGCAATGTTATAAGCGCCTTGATTACACGTGATTGGTTAGATATTGTCAATCGTTGTACTATAGAATCATGGAAAGAAGCTTTAGTAGCCGCACTCAATCATAATGATCGTAAAGTGGTTGATATTTGTGAACGTTTAGGTGATCGGCTATTGCGAGAGCGCTCGCAAAGCATTGAATATACCCGTAATGCCATGTTATGTTATGTGTGTGCGGGTAGTATTGACAAATTGGTCACCGCTTGGCATCAACTAAAGGCGTTGGAGCATCAAAATAACAATTATAAGCTCAATACTGTTGAGTTGCAAGAATTGGCGGAAATTGTGATGTTAATGAGTAAATCGCTACAACAGCAAGGCATTGCGTTGGAATTAAATGGGAGCTTTGCTGATTTTATAAAAGAGTATGGTGGTATATTAGTGTCACAAGGTGCGCTCACAGCCGCCTTAGCTTATTTATTTGCATTGGGTTCGGGTACTAatgaagaaaatatggaattggtgGAATTACGCGAACGCATATATAATGCGGTAAATTATAGAAAAGGATCAACGGTTACTAATGGCCGTCTGCCGTATCATTCAAGGCAGCAGCAACAAACACAAAGCATTTTTAGCCGTCAACCACAGCAGCCGTTATCAGCGCGTAGCTCTTTTTCACACGCTTTACCACAAACACAACACGGCGGTTATGGGACTATTAATAGCGCCAGCCAGTTTGGTAATACACCAACTGGTAACTGGAATGCTACAAGTATGCCAGCAGCACCTGGCGGTACCGCACCTTTAACACAACAGCCAACAGTTCCAACATTTTTTAATCCATCTGCAACACCGGTGCAGGCACCAGTTACAGCAGGAAAACCACCACTTTCAGGCATTGCTATGCCCGGACATATCTCAAATGAAACATTTTCCACACAGCCACCACGACCGGCTAGTAATGCCAGTTCGCAGTGTGGTGGTGGTGGTTTGCATTCACGTTCCAAGTATTTGCTTGACCCATCTGTTGCTTCTGCTGGGCCCATGGGTAGTTATGGTGCAGGTGGCGGTTATCAAAcaatggcgccagcgccaatggcCGCTCCAACCACAGTGCCCACTTTTAATGCAACTCCATTTAATGCACCGTTTGTGCCAGCAGCAACGCAGTCAAATCCCATGCAACCTGCTGTGCCCATTGGTTTAGCTGGCAGCAATAACTACACTGGTGGTATGCCGGCAGATTCTGGTAATCAACAACAAGCGTTGTCTCCACCGCCGCCACCAGGGCAGAACTTGCAGCGCAACCCAACACCGCCTCCAGGCTGGAATGATCCACCAGCATTGAAGTCATCGCGTGCC CAGCCCAAAAAGCCGGATCCTGCACCCGCTTCCGCACCCATAACTCATCCCCTCTTTGGCGTTGAtccaaatcaaaatcaaaatggTTATACTGATCAATATGGACAATATCAG CCACCACCGCCTACCGCCAACAGTAATATGTCAATCCAAACGCAAACTACAGCACCGGGCAATTACTATAATCCAACATTGCAGCAAAATAACAACGTAACAACACAGCAATTTCCACAACAAATGAACTTCCAAACTTCAGCTATATCACAGCAGTCGCAGCAACAACAGTCATGGAATACGCAACCACCAAATGTTGGTTACACAGAACAGCCTGCACCAGTGCAAAGACAACAAGAGCCACCTAAAGAGAAGCCACCACTACCAGAGGAGTACATTTATCTACAAACTGTGTTGGAGGAGTTAAAGAGTCAATGTTTGACTGTTACCGCTGATCCG CGCACTAAACGGAAATTTATAGATGTCGCTAAACGTTTGGAGAATCTGTATGACTGTTTACGTGACGGAAGA CTTAACCCGGCCACAATTGCGGTGCTCAATCAAATCGTACAATTCGTGCAGGTGGGCGATTATGCCAATGCCTTACAAACGCAAACACAAATCGCATTTGGTTCAGATTTCTCGCAGTGCGCTGGATTCATGCCCGGCCTAAAGGTGCTCGTGCAATCGGCGGCGGATTTGCAAGTTTATCTGCGATAA
- the Sec31 gene encoding protein transport protein Sec31A isoform X3 — protein sequence MKVKELQKTVNIAWSPKPQYPIYLAAGSAAQQLDSSVNPNLEIYSTNFSDPSYDLELKASLPSQYRFQKVIWSPTGYDGAHTNGLIVGGCEGGHVMIYSAAKMLANEEGLIARQDKHTGPVSGLDVNPFQTNLLASCASESEIFIWDLNNTTTHMNPGTKTQPLEDVQNVAWNRQVQHILASVFSSRCVIWDLRKSEQIIKLSDTQSRVRWHAIQWHPDVATQVWLASEDDQAPVVQLWDLRYATAPAKTMQIHQRGVLGMSWCPRDVDLMVSCGKDNHIYCWNPNTELPEGEILSEVATTGTWYSNVQWCPRNPALVASSSLDGNVSIYSLFGGTQQQVQTSNKIADSFPGMDQIAQAPIPQQSTQIVYHDLKRAPKWIKRPCGVFFGFGGKLVYFNGKSKQVQVSQVVTEPDLVQRANALERSLADANYVDYCRERADQTHDQNGRYLWYFIKANFELNPKEEMLNLLGYNKEDIDNKFAKFIKDDKKPKSEVDQMTNRLANLTHQPIDNSTIFDGIAANHKQQQLDNENSAQSTKPFDIPKGEHPDSLITEAILTGNFEAAVELCFESQRIPEALIIASTAGIDFLTKIHTRYLQKQQNELCNVISALITRDWLDIVNRCTIESWKEALVAALNHNDRKVVDICERLGDRLLRERSQSIEYTRNAMLCYVCAGSIDKLVTAWHQLKALEHQNNNYKLNTVELQELAEIVMLMSKSLQQQGIALELNGSFADFIKEYGGILVSQGALTAALAYLFALGSGTNEENMELVELRERIYNAVNYRKGSTVTNGRLPYHSRQQQQTQSIFSRQPQQPLSARSSFSHALPQTQHGGYGTINSASQFGNTPTGNWNATSMPAAPGGTAPLTQQPTVPTFFNPSATPVQAPVTAGKPPLSGIAMPGHISNETFSTQPPRPASNASSQCGGGGLHSRSKYLLDPSVASAGPMGSYGAGGGYQTMAPAPMAAPTTVPTFNATPFNAPFVPAATQSNPMQPAVPIGLAGSNNYTGGMPADSGNQQQALSPPPPPGQNLQRNPTPPPGWNDPPALKSSRAQPKKPDPAPASAPITHPLFGVDPNQNQNGYTDQYGQYQPPPPTANSNMSIQTQTTAPGNYYNPTLQQNNNVTTQQFPQQMNFQTSAISQQSQQQQSWNTQPPNVGYTEQPAPVQRQQEPPKEKPPLPEEYIYLQTVLEELKSQCLTVTADPRTKRKFIDVAKRLENLYDCLRDGRLNPATIAVLNQIVQFVQVGDYANALQTQTQIAFGSDFSQCAGFMPGLKVLVQSAADLQVYLR from the exons ATGAAAGTGAAAGAATTGCAGAAAACGGTGAATATTGCATGGTCACCGAAGCCACAGTATCCCATTTACTTGGCAGCCGGCAGTGCAGCACAGCAACTTGACTCGAGCGTTAACCCAAACCTAGAAATTTATTCGACTAATTTTAGCGATCCAAGTTATGATTTGGAATTAAAAGCAAGTTTGCCCAGTCAGTACAG attccAGAAAGTTATCTGGTCTCCTACTGGCTATGATGGTGCACACACTAACGGTCTCATTGTTGGCGGTTGTGAAGGAGGTCATGTTATGATTTATTCAGCTGCTAAAATGCTTGCCAACGAAGAAGGTCTCATAGCGCGTCAAGATAAGCATACCGGTCCTGTCAGCGGTCTTGATGTTAATCCTTTTCAAACAAACTTGCTAGCTTCATGTGCGTCTGAATCTGAAATATTTATATGGGATCTCAACAATACCACAACACACATGAATCCGGGCACTAAAACACAACCACTCGAGGATGTTCAAAATGTTGCCTGGAATCGTCAGGTACAACACATATTGGCATCGGTCTTTAGCTCACGTTGTGTTATTTGGGATTTACGTAAAAGCGAACAAATTATTAAACTCTCCGATACACAATCTCGCGTACGTTGGCATGCCATACAGTGGCATCCGGATGTTGCCACACAAGTTTGGCTAGCTTCAGAAGATGATCAAGCGCCTGTGGTACAATTATGGGATTTACGTTATGCCACTGCGCCAGCAAAAACGATGCAAATACATCAACGTGGTGTTTTGGGTATGTCATGGTGCCCGCGTGATGTTGATTTAATGGTATCTTGTGGTAAAGACAATCACATTTATTGTTGGAATCCAAATACCGAACTACCTGAGGGCGAAATACTTTCTGAAGTAGCAACAACGGGTACATGGTATTCTAATGTGCAATGGTGTCCACGCAATCCTGCCCTGGTCGCAAGCTCTAGCCTTGATGGTAATGTTTCTATTTACTCTCTATTTGGTGGCAcccaacaacaagtacaaacatcGAACAAGATAGCCGATTCATTTCCTGGTATGGATCAAATAGCTCAAGCGCCCATACCACAACAATCAACACAAATAGTATATCACGATTTAAAACGTGCACCCAAATGGATTAAAAGGCCATGTGGCGTATTTTTCGGG TTTGGTGGTAAATTGGTATACTTTAATGGCAAATCGAAGCAGGTGCAGGTGTCGCAAGTGGTGACCGAACCAGATTTGGTACAACGAGCTAACGCATTGGAACGCTCGCTCGCTGATGCAAATTATGTTGATTACTGTCGCGAACGAGCCGATCAAACGCATGATCAGAATGGACGCTATTTATGGTATTTTATAAAAGCAAATTTCGAACTGAATCCAAAGGAGGAAATGTTGAATTTACTCG gTTACAATAAGGAAGATATCGATAATAAATTTGCAAAGTTTATTAAAGATGATAAAAAGCCAAAAAGCGAGGTCGATCAAATGACAAATCGTTTGGCTAATCTAACGCAT CAACCGATTGATAATAGCACAATATTCGATGGTATTGCGGCAAATCACAAACAGCAGCAGCTCGATAATGAAAATTCCGCACAATCAACAAAACCATTTGATATTCCTAAAGGAGAAC ATCCCGACAGTCTCATCACTGAGGCCATTCTCACTGGAAATTTTGAAGCTGCCGTCGAACTCTGCTTCGAATCCCAACGCATTCCAGAGGCTTTAATTATCGCCTCCACAGCTGGCATTGATTTTCTTACCAAAATACATACCCGTTACTTACAAAAACAGCAAAATGAGTTATGCAATGTTATAAGCGCCTTGATTACACGTGATTGGTTAGATATTGTCAATCGTTGTACTATAGAATCATGGAAAGAAGCTTTAGTAGCCGCACTCAATCATAATGATCGTAAAGTGGTTGATATTTGTGAACGTTTAGGTGATCGGCTATTGCGAGAGCGCTCGCAAAGCATTGAATATACCCGTAATGCCATGTTATGTTATGTGTGTGCGGGTAGTATTGACAAATTGGTCACCGCTTGGCATCAACTAAAGGCGTTGGAGCATCAAAATAACAATTATAAGCTCAATACTGTTGAGTTGCAAGAATTGGCGGAAATTGTGATGTTAATGAGTAAATCGCTACAACAGCAAGGCATTGCGTTGGAATTAAATGGGAGCTTTGCTGATTTTATAAAAGAGTATGGTGGTATATTAGTGTCACAAGGTGCGCTCACAGCCGCCTTAGCTTATTTATTTGCATTGGGTTCGGGTACTAatgaagaaaatatggaattggtgGAATTACGCGAACGCATATATAATGCGGTAAATTATAGAAAAGGATCAACGGTTACTAATGGCCGTCTGCCGTATCATTCAAGGCAGCAGCAACAAACACAAAGCATTTTTAGCCGTCAACCACAGCAGCCGTTATCAGCGCGTAGCTCTTTTTCACACGCTTTACCACAAACACAACACGGCGGTTATGGGACTATTAATAGCGCCAGCCAGTTTGGTAATACACCAACTGGTAACTGGAATGCTACAAGTATGCCAGCAGCACCTGGCGGTACCGCACCTTTAACACAACAGCCAACAGTTCCAACATTTTTTAATCCATCTGCAACACCGGTGCAGGCACCAGTTACAGCAGGAAAACCACCACTTTCAGGCATTGCTATGCCCGGACATATCTCAAATGAAACATTTTCCACACAGCCACCACGACCGGCTAGTAATGCCAGTTCGCAGTGTGGTGGTGGTGGTTTGCATTCACGTTCCAAGTATTTGCTTGACCCATCTGTTGCTTCTGCTGGGCCCATGGGTAGTTATGGTGCAGGTGGCGGTTATCAAAcaatggcgccagcgccaatggcCGCTCCAACCACAGTGCCCACTTTTAATGCAACTCCATTTAATGCACCGTTTGTGCCAGCAGCAACGCAGTCAAATCCCATGCAACCTGCTGTGCCCATTGGTTTAGCTGGCAGCAATAACTACACTGGTGGTATGCCGGCAGATTCTGGTAATCAACAACAAGCGTTGTCTCCACCGCCGCCACCAGGGCAGAACTTGCAGCGCAACCCAACACCGCCTCCAGGCTGGAATGATCCACCAGCATTGAAGTCATCGCGTGCC CAGCCCAAAAAGCCGGATCCTGCACCCGCTTCCGCACCCATAACTCATCCCCTCTTTGGCGTTGAtccaaatcaaaatcaaaatggTTATACTGATCAATATGGACAATATCAG CCACCACCGCCTACCGCCAACAGTAATATGTCAATCCAAACGCAAACTACAGCACCGGGCAATTACTATAATCCAACATTGCAGCAAAATAACAACGTAACAACACAGCAATTTCCACAACAAATGAACTTCCAAACTTCAGCTATATCACAGCAGTCGCAGCAACAACAGTCATGGAATACGCAACCACCAAATGTTGGTTACACAGAACAGCCTGCACCAGTGCAAAGACAACAAGAGCCACCTAAAGAGAAGCCACCACTACCAGAGGAGTACATTTATCTACAAACTGTGTTGGAGGAGTTAAAGAGTCAATGTTTGACTGTTACCGCTGATCCG CGCACTAAACGGAAATTTATAGATGTCGCTAAACGTTTGGAGAATCTGTATGACTGTTTACGTGACGGAAGA CTTAACCCGGCCACAATTGCGGTGCTCAATCAAATCGTACAATTCGTGCAGGTGGGCGATTATGCCAATGCCTTACAAACGCAAACACAAATCGCATTTGGTTCAGATTTCTCGCAGTGCGCTGGATTCATGCCCGGCCTAAAGGTGCTCGTGCAATCGGCGGCGGATTTGCAAGTTTATCTGCGATAA